In Erigeron canadensis isolate Cc75 chromosome 1, C_canadensis_v1, whole genome shotgun sequence, a single window of DNA contains:
- the LOC122599869 gene encoding anthranilate synthase beta subunit 2, chloroplastic-like — MVAITLPQNSSVQVGSSFPQKTRYLNRASQLLPGNDVTFCGIRSKETRILPKLCHAISEKENSSSLGGLSKKNNPIIVIDNYDSFTYNLCQYMGELGCNFEVYRNDELTVDELRKKKPRGVLISPGPGAPQDSGISLQTVLELGPDVPLFGVCMGLQCIGEAFGGKIVRSPYGVMHGKSSLVYHNEGGEDGLFAGISNPFTVGRYHSLVIEKESFPNEALEITAWTEDGLVMAARHKVYRHLLGVQFHPESIITTEGKMIVSNFIKLIESREAVSGN; from the exons ATGGTGGCTATTACGTTGCCTCAGAACTCTTCCGTTCAAGTTGGATCATCCTTCCCTCAGAAAACCCGATATCTGAACAGGGCTTCTCAGTTACTTCCAGGAAATGATGTTACCTTTTGTGGGATACGATCAAAGGAGACCAGAATTCTCCCAAAACTATGTCATGCTATCTCTGAGAAAGAAAATTCAAGCTCGTTGGGTGGCTTGTCCAAAAAAAACAACCCCATAATTGTCATTGACAATTATGATAGCTTCACTTATAACCTTTGCCAG TATATGGGAGAACTGGGATGTAATTTTGAGGTTTACCGTAATGATGAGCTTACCGTGGATGAACTCAGAAA gAAAAAGCCAAGAGGAGTTCTTATATCACCTGGACCAG GTGCACCGCAAGATTCAGGAATATCATTGCAGACAGTGCTGGAACTTGGACCTGATGTACCTTTATTCGGTGTATGCATGGGACTACAATGCATTGGTGAAGCCTTTGGAG GGAAAATTGTGCGCTCTCCTTATGGTGTTATGCATGGAAAAAGTTCACTGGTGTATCATAACGAGGGCGGGGAAGATGGTTTGTTTGCAGGCATATCAAA TCCCTTTACTGTGGGTAGATATCATAGCCTCGTAATTGAAAAGGAAAGCTTTCCAAATGAAGCGCTTGAGATCACAGCGTGGACTGAGGATGGACTTGTAATGGCTGCTCGTCACAAAGTGTATCGCCATTTGCTG GGGGTACAGTTTCATCCAGAGAGCATTATAACAACTGAGGGCAAGATGATTGTTAGCAACTTCATCAAACTGATAGAAAGCAGGGAAGCAGTTTCTGGGAACTAA
- the LOC122599862 gene encoding probable ribose-5-phosphate isomerase 3, chloroplastic: MNSLSLLSRPPLSSAIRRHNTTVTFTAPRRLTIKAFSAQTPVQPLTQDDLKKLAADKAVEYVSSGMVVGLGTGSTAAFVVSKIGELISKGELKDIIGIPTSKRTYEQALSLGIPLSILDDHPKLDLAIDGADEVDPDLNLVKGRGGALLREKMVEAASDKFVVVVDDSKLVSGLGGSGLAMPVEVVQFCWKYNLIRLKELFKEEGCDAKLRLGDDGKPYVTDNMNYIVDLYYKTPIKDAWAAGKEISSFEGVVEHGLFLDMTTAVIIAGKDGVSVKSK, encoded by the coding sequence ATGAACTCCTTATCTCTCCTTTCCCGTCCACCACTCTCCTCCGCCATCCGCCGCCACAACACCACCGTCACCTTCACCGCCCCACGACGTCTCACCATCAAAGCCTTCTCAGCCCAGACCCCAGTCCAACCATTAACCCAAGACGACCTCAAAAAACTCGCCGCAGACAAAGCCGTCGAATACGTCTCTTCCGGCATGGTCGTCGGTCTAGGCACCGGCTCCACCGCCGCCTTTGTGGTCTCCAAAATCGGCGAGTTAATATCAAAAGGTgaattaaaagatataatagGAATACCCACTTCAAAAAGAACATATGAACAAGCTTTATCATTAGgtatccctttatctatattagACGACCATCCTAAATTAGATCTTGCAATTGACGGCGCCGACGAAGTTGACCCAGATTTAAATCTGGTCAAAGGTCGCGGCGGCGCATTACTTCGTGAAAAAATGGTAGAAGCCGCTTCTGATAAGTTCGTTGTAGTGGTTGATGATTCGAAACTCGTATCGGGTTTAGGGGGAAGTGGGTTGGCAATGCCTGTAGAAGTTGTACAATTTTGTTggaaatataatttaattagacTTAAGGAATTGTTTAAAGAAGAAGGGTGTGATGCTAAATTAAGATTAGGTGATGATGGAAAGCCTTATGTTACTGATAATATGAATTATATTGTTGATTTGTATTATAAGACGCCTATTAAAGACGCTTGGGCCGCGGGTAAAGAGATTTCGTCGTTTGAAGGTGTCGTTGAACACGGATTGTTTTTGGATATGACTACTGCTGTTATTATTGCCGGTAAAGATGGTGTTAGTGTCAAGAGTAAGTAA
- the LOC122585453 gene encoding probable transmembrane ascorbate ferrireductase 3, with translation MDNYANPRETFWRTASRITVSAHLFGILANILMLIWLLHYREGINLDSASPYRIFNVHPFLMLFGFIFLTGEAMMAYKTVPAPRQTQKYLHMFLNLSALVLGIVGIHAAFKFHDKMNIVDMYSLHSWIGIGTLCLFILQWIFGFSLFVFPKASVVTRSMLAPWHVSGGRILLYMAICAAETGLMQKFTFMQLTNNRESYLINFLALTILLFGITVDLSVSLGRFA, from the exons ATGGATAACTACGCCAATCCTCGAGAGACCTTCTGGAGGACAGCCTCCAGAATCACAGTATCAGCACACCTTTTCGGGATCTTGGCAAACATACTTATGCTTATTTGGTTGTTGCATTATCGTGAAGGAATTAACCTTGATTCAGCAAGTCCATATCGTATATTCAAT GTACATCCTTTCCTTATGTTATTTGGATTCATATTCCTTACTGGTGAAG CAATGATGGCATACAAGACGGTTCCAGCACCGAGACAAACACAGAAGTACttacatatgttcttgaaccTTTCGGCTCTTGTTCTAGGGATTGTGGGAATACATGCAGCATTCAAGTTCCATGATAAGATGAATATAGTTGATATGTATAGCTTGCATTCTTGGATTGGCATCGGCACTTTATGCCTTTTCATCTTGCAG TGGATATTCGGGTTCAGTTTATTTGTGTTTCCAAAAGCATCAGTAGTAACAAGGTCGATGCTAGCCCCGTGGCATGTTTCTGGTGGaagaattttgttatatatggcGATATGCGCAGCTGAAACAGGATTGATGCAGAAGTTCACATTTATGCAGCTCACAAATAACAGAGAAAGTTATTTGATCAACTTTCTTGCTTTGACAATCCTTTTGTTTGGGATCACAGTTGATCTTTCTGTTTCTCTTGGCCGTTTCGCTTGA